The region GCCCAGACGGTTTCTTCTTTGGTGCACTCGCTGCGCAAGAAGGAGATGATCAAAGTGCGCCAGCCGCTGCAGCGCATCCTGATCCCGGTGCTCAACCCGAAGATGAAGCAGCAGATAGAAGCCGTGGCTGATCTGATCCTGAGCGAGGTGAACGTGAAGACGATCGAGTACATCGACGACACATCGGGTATCCTGGTGAAGAAGATCAAGCCTAACTTTAAGAAGCTTGGCCAGGTGTTCGGTCCGAAGATGAAACTGGTGGCCGCCGCCGTGCAGCAGATGGAGCAGAAAGACATTGCCGAGCTGGAGCGCGAAGGAGGCTTTAAAATCATGCTCAACGAGGAAGAGTCGGCTGTGCTGACGCCGGAGGATGTGGAGATCTCCTCAGAGGATATTCCGGGTTGGCTCGTGGCCAGCGAAGGCAAGCTGACGGTGGCCCTGGACATCACGCTCACGGAGGAACTGAAGCAGGAGGGCATCGCCCGCGACCTGGTGAACCGCATCCAGAACCTGCGAAAAGACGCTAACCTGGAGGTGCAGGACAAGATCCATATCGCCATGCAGCAGTCGGCGCCGGAGGTGAATGCGGCCGTAGCCAACTATAGCAACTACATTTGTAGCGAGACGCAGGCCCTGAGCCTGGATGTGGTACAGGAATTGCCAAGCGCTACGCTGCTGGATATTGATGAGTACAAAGTATACATCCGCATCCAGACGGAGCAAAACGCGATTGTGTAAACCAAAGAGCGCCAGGAAACTAAAAGGGCTTCCTGGCGCTTTTATACTTTTAAAGAAGTCTATTTGCGGCGGTAAGAAAGTATAAAGCGCTGCTGCTTAAAGTTCAGATATGAAATACGGAAAATATTACCTGGCTGCTCTTGCTGTCATCATCATCGATCAGGTTGTGAAGCTGATCGTGCACTATAACATGGAGATGGGCCTGCCAGGTGAGATCCATTTGATAGGAGACTGGCTGAAGCTGCACTATACCCTGAACCCGGGCATGGCCTTTGGCGTGGAGCTGGGCTCGGAGTATGGCAAGCTCATGCTCACGCTGTTCCGCCTGGTGGCCATGTTTGGCATTAGTTATTACCTGTACTACCTTGTAAAGCATAAAGCCCCCAAGGGCCTGATCTGGTGCATCGCGCTTATACTTGGCGGTGCTGTCGGCAACCTGATCGACAGTACGTTCTACGGCGTGTGGTTCGATAACGCCCCCTATGGCTCCTCTACGCCCTGGTTCCATGGACAGGTCATCGATATGTTCTACATCGATATCTGGGAAGGCATCGTGCCGAACTGGATCCCGCTCTTCGGCGGCAAGCCTATGTCGCTGTGGCCCATCTTTAACGTAGCCGACTCCGCCATTTTCATCGGCGTGCTGTTGATCCTCTTCAACCAGAAGCGCTTCTTCGGGGAGCACCACGAAGAGCCGAAGCAAAGAA is a window of Pontibacter kalidii DNA encoding:
- a CDS encoding lipoprotein signal peptidase — its product is MKYGKYYLAALAVIIIDQVVKLIVHYNMEMGLPGEIHLIGDWLKLHYTLNPGMAFGVELGSEYGKLMLTLFRLVAMFGISYYLYYLVKHKAPKGLIWCIALILGGAVGNLIDSTFYGVWFDNAPYGSSTPWFHGQVIDMFYIDIWEGIVPNWIPLFGGKPMSLWPIFNVADSAIFIGVLLILFNQKRFFGEHHEEPKQRIAEQQGL